cttttatttctttcattttaggCCATGAGGACTGTGTCAGGGGACTTGCAGTGATCAGTGACACTGagttcttctcctgcagcaatGACGCTAGTATCCGAAGGTGGCTGGTGACAGGCGAATGTTTAGAGGTCtattacagccacaccaactaCATCTACAGCATAGCCGTCTTCCCCAATTGCCAAGGTGTGTTCAGCTACATTCTTAGTTAAATGCCTGAAATGTAGGCTTAAGTAACCACTTCATCCAACCTCCATTTTCTTATGCTGTTCATACTGACCACAGACAATGTTTTTTCCCTGTCAGATTTTGTAAGCACAGGAGAGGACAGGTCATTGAGGATATGGAGGAAAGGAGAGTGCTCCCAGACCATCCGTCTGCCTGCCCAGTCGGTCTGGTGCTGCTGTATCCTTCCTAATGGAGATATAGCTGTTGGAGCCAGGTAACATAACTGCATGTAGCATATTTAGTCAATAACCATTTCCCAAAACACATTCCATTCTCCATTTGTCACATCATAAACACTTAAAGACCTTCTCATACTATTTTTCACAGCATGcatttttttcaatgttttctccAAACAACGTGATGTAAATTCTTAGGTGATCTTAGAGTAAGTCGTTTTGTGACTAACCCAGATGCTGCCTCTCTGCCCACAGTGATGGAATTATCCGTGTTTTTACGGAAGCTCAGGACCGCATAGCCAGTGCAGAGGACATACAGGCCTTTGAGGATGAGCTCTCCAGAGCCACCATTGACCCAAAGACAGGCGACTTTGGAGACATCAAAGTGGAGGATCTTCCTGGACGGGAACACCTGGATGAGCCTGGTAAGGAATTATCACTGAacgtttgaaaaaaaaagagaagatctGCTCAACTAGAAGCTCCGGTTTAAAGGATTTATCATAAATGCTCACTATCTACGTTAATatcaatatatacaaaaaagCAACAAAGCTAAATAGACTTGGTGACATATGTAGGAAAACACATGATACAAAATTGAAAAATCTTGTCATACTAAAATTTGATATTCCATAAAATCTTTGGGCAGAAAAGccaacataaataaaaagaactGGAGATACCTCTGTCTTATTAAAACATATAATTACGTGGAACATGTAGAGAAACATGTAGGACTCATGATGAAGGAAGATGAATACCAGAAAAGATATTGTCAGAAAATAGACATGTATTTTATCATGTTTCACATTATTGCATCTGGTGTCACTGGTTCACAATTCATAAAGAGAAAGTAGCACTTCTGCTTCAGGATAGTTTTGCTCTCTTACGTCCTTCAGGAAATCGTGACGGACAGACACGGCTCATTAAAGAGGATGAGAAGGTGGAGGCATATCAGTGGAGTGTCAACAATGCCCGCTGGGAAAAAATCGGGGATGTGGTGGGAGGCTCAAACCAGACTTCCAAGAGTGTGATGTATGAAGGAAAGGTAAGGACACAAGACAGTTGACCAGGTATGAACTCTGCAATGAGAAAATTCATCACTGACTCCAGATCTTTCCCCCAGGAGTACGACTACGTCTTCACCATCGATGTTAACGAGGGAGGGCCATCCATGAAGCTGCCTTACAACCTGTCAGAGGACCCTTGGCTGACGGCACACAACTTCTTACAGAAGAATGACCTAAGCCCCATGTTCCTTGACCAGGTTGCCCATTTTATCATCGAGAACACTAAAGGTCACGTGGTGGGACCAGCTCAGCCTGCTGGTGGTGATCCATTCACTGGTGAGACCAAAACATACTCACTTGTTTTTCTACTAGTGTTTGGTGATttataaaatgtacatttttcatattttaattatCGTATTTAAGATGAAATTGCCCTTAAAATGTTATGTCTTTTCATCTCAAAGGAGGAGCTCGGTATATTCCTGGGGCTTCTGATAACAGGCAAGGCTTTGGCGCTGACCCCTTCACAGGTACAGTATTTTTACTGAAAAGGTTTTCCACAAGTTGAACCTCACCAGAGATGGGTTTTttttactggtgtgtgtgttatattttcACCATAGGCTCTGGTCGCTACATCCCGGGGTCTAGTGAAACCACAACTGCTCCTGTAGGCGGGTCAGATCCTTTCACAGGTGAGTTAATTGCTATGGAACCTGATAGATTTTGGACATTTaatgttgacaaaacacaaactatgCAAATGCTCTGTAAGATGAGGGCATGAGGCTTCTGGGTTTGTTGATGAATCATGATATGATTAGATAACACAAACCCATGTCAATCGAATGTCTACAATATTTAAATGGCACAAGCACAAGGCAGATCATTTTCTTTCCTGACAGGTCGAGAATCCTACTCCTCAGCAGCCCGCAAGCAGATCGGAACCAACATCTATTTCCCAAAGACTGATGGTGTGACTTTTGAGCAAGCAAATGTCATACAGATCATTGGTAAGTATTCTGTGTCTTGATGATGTGCAGCTACAGTCTGCTTCAAAAAACATGCTGAATGAGTTAAAATGACAAAACGTCTTTATTAATTCATTAGAGATACTGGAGATTTAAAATGCATCTGTAAAATTTGAACTAATGCTAATGTTGGCCTTGTAGCTGTTGTAAACACTTGCATATAGGACCTTTTTTAAGTATTGATAAATTATAGCGACCtgtgtttctttatgttttcataatttaaaaaagtactacacacacacttcttctcGTGAGGATATTGGACAAAATACCCTCCCCATATAGcttcccaatttttttttaaccagacaAGCTGAGGGAGCTGAATGAACATGCCCCTCAGGAGCACAAGCTGTCTGAAGAGATTCTGGAAAGCCTTAACCGGCTGCTGGTGTCAGTCTGTGCACCTAACTCCTCTGAAGATCCTCCAAACCTGCAGCAGATCAACCTCCTCTGGAAGGCTTGTCACTGGCCTGAAGGTACAGCGACAGCTTTCAAACCCAATCTATGAGGGTCTTTGTTCATTGGTTTTATGTTTTACTGCCAAGTTATTCCAATTAATAGAATCCCCAAAAATGTCCAGTAAATAATATATCCACTAACGAAACTCCCCTTTCCTCTCCCCTGGATTGTAGACATAGTGTTTCCTGTCCTGGACATAATGAGGCTGGCGGTGCGCCACCCGCAGGTTAACGAGAGCCTCTGTGGCGAGGCAGAGGGAGTCCAGCTGTGCAACCTTCTGCTGAGCCTCATGAGGCCTGAGGGACGTCCTGCCAACCAGATGCTGGCGCTGCGGACTCTGTGTAACTGCTTCAGTGGCAGGCACGGCCGAGCCCTCCTCATGGCCCAGCGTGAGACTGTGCTATCACGTGCCGCTGATCTGACCAGCGTAAGCAATAAGAACATCCATGTTGCCCTGGCCACTCTGGTGCTTAACTATGCCGCCTGCCTGCACAGCCAACCTGATCTTGAGGCCAAGGCCCAGTGCCTGTCTGTGGCCAGCAGAGCTCTGGAGACGGTGCAAGACAAGGAGGCTGTGTTCCGACTGCTGGTGGCCTTGGGAACCACAGTGGCATCGGACCAATCAGCCAAGGACCTGGCGCGCTCATTGGGGGTCAATTCTCAGATATCCAAGTACTCAACAGTGTCTGATTCATCTAAGGTGGCCGAGTGTTGCCAGttggttttaaaagaaatgcaATGAGGTAATTGATTAGAAAACACAAGAGCACGTCTTTCTTACTGTTGCTCTGTTCTGCTTGATCAGTTGTGGTGGAgacttaaataaatgtatgttctGTAATataaaaaggacaaatgaaGTCACTGCATATGCTTAGTCTGcgttttta
This sequence is a window from Platichthys flesus chromosome 24, fPlaFle2.1, whole genome shotgun sequence. Protein-coding genes within it:
- the plaa gene encoding phospholipase A-2-activating protein; the encoded protein is MASSSAYKLRCSIPGHEMDVRGLAAAVFPEGAFVSVSRDRTGRVWVPSPDKGFTESHCVSGHSNFVSCVCMIAPSDKYPRGLIATGGNDNNICVFSLDRPEPLFTLKGHKNTVCTLSSGKFGTLLSGSWDTTAKVWLNEKCMMTLQGHTAAVWAVIILPEQGLMLSGSADKTIKLWKAGRCEKTYTGHEDCVRGLAVISDTEFFSCSNDASIRRWLVTGECLEVYYSHTNYIYSIAVFPNCQDFVSTGEDRSLRIWRKGECSQTIRLPAQSVWCCCILPNGDIAVGASDGIIRVFTEAQDRIASAEDIQAFEDELSRATIDPKTGDFGDIKVEDLPGREHLDEPGNRDGQTRLIKEDEKVEAYQWSVNNARWEKIGDVVGGSNQTSKSVMYEGKEYDYVFTIDVNEGGPSMKLPYNLSEDPWLTAHNFLQKNDLSPMFLDQVAHFIIENTKGHVVGPAQPAGGDPFTGGARYIPGASDNRQGFGADPFTGSGRYIPGSSETTTAPVGGSDPFTGRESYSSAARKQIGTNIYFPKTDGVTFEQANVIQIIDKLRELNEHAPQEHKLSEEILESLNRLLVSVCAPNSSEDPPNLQQINLLWKACHWPEDIVFPVLDIMRLAVRHPQVNESLCGEAEGVQLCNLLLSLMRPEGRPANQMLALRTLCNCFSGRHGRALLMAQRETVLSRAADLTSVSNKNIHVALATLVLNYAACLHSQPDLEAKAQCLSVASRALETVQDKEAVFRLLVALGTTVASDQSAKDLARSLGVNSQISKYSTVSDSSKVAECCQLVLKEMQ